A region from the Halobacillus mangrovi genome encodes:
- a CDS encoding glycoside hydrolase family 68 protein, protein MSKKTKVFGSILGMATLFSSILTPASAFAEEGTSNWTREDVTKIEQNADNTAPEISKKDLEQIAPEYHVWDTWPLRNKDGSIATVNGYKIIMSLTAPSDVLPGKRHDIAEIRYFYSKDGKDWKLGGKIFKEGEALGSRQWAGSAMIDDGKIHFFYTATGRKGETQLTYEQRLAKASADVDVTKGEIQFSNWSDHEIILEPEGKYYQTKEQSAQGDIAYAFRDPWFFKDPKSGKEYILFEGNSNGTPAERTCQAEHIGSEEFAADHDVPEASTLFNGSIGIAEAKNSELTEYEILPPIMEANCVNQELERPHIVTKGNQYYLFTDTHKNKFAPGITGPDGLYGFSSNSLTEGYEPLNGDGLVVANTKAEPYQTYSWMVMPNGTVISFANFYDLNGLSINEIGQQSEQFQFDHFGGTLAPSLKISIHKDETRIVKELEAGVFK, encoded by the coding sequence GTGAGTAAAAAGACTAAAGTCTTCGGTTCGATCCTTGGAATGGCAACATTATTTTCCTCCATACTTACTCCTGCTTCTGCTTTTGCGGAAGAAGGAACGTCCAATTGGACTAGAGAAGACGTGACAAAGATAGAACAGAACGCTGATAACACAGCTCCTGAAATTTCAAAGAAAGATTTAGAACAGATTGCACCAGAATATCACGTATGGGATACATGGCCGCTTCGAAATAAAGATGGCTCCATCGCCACGGTAAATGGTTATAAAATCATTATGTCCTTGACGGCTCCTAGCGATGTCCTGCCTGGGAAACGCCATGACATTGCTGAAATCCGCTACTTTTATTCTAAGGATGGGAAAGACTGGAAGTTAGGTGGAAAAATATTCAAAGAAGGGGAAGCGCTAGGTTCAAGGCAGTGGGCAGGGTCTGCCATGATCGACGATGGAAAAATCCATTTCTTCTATACAGCGACTGGCAGAAAAGGTGAAACGCAATTAACCTATGAACAGCGTCTGGCTAAAGCATCTGCAGATGTAGACGTTACAAAAGGCGAAATTCAATTTTCTAACTGGTCAGATCATGAAATCATTCTAGAGCCGGAAGGAAAGTATTATCAAACAAAAGAGCAATCAGCTCAAGGTGACATCGCTTACGCATTCCGTGACCCATGGTTCTTCAAAGACCCGAAATCAGGTAAAGAATACATTTTGTTTGAAGGAAACTCAAACGGCACACCTGCTGAGCGCACGTGTCAGGCTGAGCATATTGGGTCTGAAGAATTTGCTGCAGACCATGACGTACCTGAAGCATCTACGCTTTTTAATGGAAGTATTGGGATAGCGGAAGCGAAGAACAGCGAGCTGACTGAATACGAAATCCTTCCTCCGATCATGGAAGCGAACTGCGTGAACCAGGAGCTTGAGCGTCCGCATATTGTCACAAAAGGAAACCAATATTACTTATTTACAGATACACACAAGAATAAGTTTGCACCTGGAATCACAGGTCCGGACGGGCTATATGGTTTTTCGTCTAATTCGTTGACAGAAGGTTATGAGCCGCTGAACGGAGATGGATTAGTTGTAGCGAATACAAAAGCTGAGCCATATCAGACGTATTCCTGGATGGTCATGCCAAATGGGACAGTTATCAGCTTTGCCAATTTCTATGACTTGAATGGACTGTCTATCAATGAAATTGGTCAGCAATCTGAACAATTCCAGTTCGACCATTTTGGTGGAACCTTAGCTCCTTCTCTTAAAATTTCTATTCATAAGGATGAAACTAGAATCGTCAAAGAGCTGGAAGCTGGCGTATTCAAATAA
- a CDS encoding DUF302 domain-containing protein: protein MFDYTVETKKSMDEAVESLEANLMEQKFGVLWNFDLKDKLHEKGLEFEKEFKILEVCNPKEAQRVLNENTLAGYFLPCKMVVYTEDGTTKIGMPKPTSLIQMVEDDNIQAIAKDIEERLIGCIDQSV from the coding sequence ATGTTTGACTACACCGTGGAAACGAAGAAAAGTATGGATGAAGCCGTTGAAAGCTTAGAAGCAAATTTGATGGAGCAGAAATTTGGTGTCCTTTGGAATTTTGACTTAAAGGATAAGCTCCACGAAAAAGGATTGGAATTTGAAAAAGAGTTTAAAATTTTGGAGGTATGTAATCCTAAAGAAGCTCAGCGTGTTTTAAATGAAAATACACTTGCCGGCTATTTTCTCCCTTGTAAAATGGTCGTTTATACCGAGGATGGAACGACTAAAATAGGCATGCCTAAACCTACGTCCCTTATTCAAATGGTAGAAGATGATAACATTCAGGCGATTGCTAAAGATATTGAAGAACGTCTAATTGGCTGTATTGATCAATCAGTATAA
- a CDS encoding glycoside hydrolase family 2 protein, translating to MIDTKPLLEKKDSQSAQYPRPQFRREEWIDLNGTWKFQFDDEDLGEKEAWFKHGVQGEDIQVPYAYQSEMSKVNNNEHHSIIWYEKSFEWQTTNNEVYLHFEAVDYYTKVWVNGQLIGDHEGGHTPFSFLLTQALNSGENTIVVRVQDENSVEQPIGKQSWKSDNFLCWYTRTTGIWQSVWLEEVSSIHLQEVRMTPSVEDSTLHLQGRVKGNSNPVYLEAEVFFEGEWITTAGAWVKTTQSSIDLTLDVQSDEADFRVFYWSPDHPNLYDIRFTIKDRSKTYDQVESYFGMRSIEVEGERILLNRESFYQRLLLDQGYYPGALMTATSKQMEEDLKKVKEMGFNGVRRHQTIADRRYMYWCDRLGLVMWAEMPSSFLFSTTSMARMMEESREMIDKHYNHPSVIIYTLMNESWGVNEIYHREDQQNFVNALYYQAKAFDPTRLIVGNDGWEHTLTDILTVHDYNSDPESMSHSYRNKEEFVDGSPSKTSCKQNYAQGYHYGGEPVVISEYGGIAYGSTKGEDWGYGARPESQEEVLLRLEQLTNVIKDTNYIQGFCYTQLTDVEQEVNGLLDHNHEYKFDPEKIRRIIAQQSSGFVFE from the coding sequence ATGATTGATACAAAACCTTTGTTAGAGAAGAAGGATAGTCAATCCGCACAATATCCTAGACCTCAGTTTCGGAGAGAAGAGTGGATTGATTTAAATGGCACTTGGAAATTTCAATTCGATGATGAGGATTTAGGAGAAAAAGAAGCTTGGTTTAAGCATGGGGTGCAGGGAGAAGATATACAAGTTCCTTATGCATACCAAAGCGAAATGTCCAAAGTGAACAACAATGAGCACCATTCAATTATCTGGTACGAAAAATCGTTCGAATGGCAAACAACGAATAATGAAGTTTACCTTCATTTTGAAGCTGTAGACTATTACACAAAAGTCTGGGTCAATGGACAACTCATAGGAGATCATGAAGGTGGACATACCCCTTTTAGTTTTCTTTTAACCCAAGCTCTAAATAGTGGAGAGAACACGATTGTTGTAAGGGTGCAAGATGAAAACAGTGTGGAGCAGCCGATTGGAAAACAATCATGGAAATCCGATAATTTTCTATGCTGGTACACACGGACCACGGGCATATGGCAATCGGTTTGGTTAGAAGAAGTATCCTCCATACATTTGCAGGAAGTGAGGATGACTCCAAGTGTGGAGGATTCAACGCTTCATTTGCAAGGACGTGTAAAAGGAAACTCAAATCCCGTCTATCTGGAAGCCGAAGTATTTTTTGAAGGTGAATGGATCACGACAGCTGGAGCCTGGGTCAAAACCACTCAGTCTTCTATTGACTTAACGTTAGATGTACAGTCTGACGAAGCTGATTTTCGAGTGTTCTACTGGTCTCCGGATCATCCTAATTTATACGATATCCGATTTACTATAAAAGACCGGAGCAAAACGTATGATCAAGTGGAAAGTTATTTCGGTATGAGAAGCATCGAGGTCGAGGGTGAGAGAATTCTTTTAAATCGTGAGAGTTTTTATCAAAGACTATTATTAGACCAGGGCTATTATCCAGGCGCATTAATGACAGCAACATCCAAACAGATGGAAGAAGACTTGAAAAAAGTAAAAGAGATGGGCTTTAACGGGGTAAGGCGCCATCAAACGATCGCTGATCGACGATATATGTACTGGTGTGATCGTTTAGGTTTAGTCATGTGGGCTGAAATGCCAAGCAGCTTCCTTTTCTCCACGACCTCTATGGCTCGAATGATGGAGGAGTCCAGGGAGATGATCGATAAACATTACAATCATCCATCCGTCATCATTTACACGCTGATGAACGAATCATGGGGTGTGAACGAAATCTACCATCGTGAAGATCAGCAAAACTTTGTAAACGCTTTATACTATCAGGCAAAAGCGTTCGATCCGACTAGACTTATTGTAGGGAATGATGGCTGGGAACACACGTTGACTGACATTTTAACGGTTCATGACTATAACTCGGATCCCGAGTCAATGAGTCACAGCTATAGGAATAAAGAGGAATTTGTAGATGGAAGTCCATCAAAGACAAGTTGTAAACAAAACTACGCTCAAGGATATCATTATGGCGGGGAGCCGGTTGTCATTAGCGAATATGGTGGGATAGCATATGGATCCACAAAAGGAGAGGATTGGGGGTATGGGGCTAGACCCGAATCTCAGGAAGAAGTTCTCCTTCGTTTGGAACAACTGACAAACGTGATAAAGGATACGAACTACATTCAAGGGTTTTGTTATACCCAATTAACGGATGTCGAGCAAGAAGTGAATGGCTTACTGGATCATAATCATGAATACAAGTTTGACCCGGAAAAAATCAGGAGAATTATTGCACAGCAGTCAAGCGGCTTTGTTTTTGAATAA
- a CDS encoding MFS transporter: protein MESAKSMVSKDVDKRENISNKEFASYFGYGFGQCISFGLVGSYILFFYTDILGISAAAASMIFLIARTWDAINDPMMASVMDTLHSKHGKFRPYLKYMPFFIALITIVCFLPLDGLSNTSKILFAGGTYIVWGMIYTVSDVPYWSLSTVMSQDAQQRTKLITFANMGVFAGIGLSPVVFVPLAEWLGQGDQGQGYLLATVVLMAFALPVMLNGFKNTKERVKPPKTKVKLSDAVRAVRANKPMFAVLVVFFCNVFMNITQALNVYFFTYNLGNASLMSIFGIISLASCIGFFLIPSLAKRFKKKHLLMTIVAMDIVIRIIWFSVGYSSVIVSFVFIAVTMLLYTATGPLISSMLAETIEYTELKTGKRNEAVTFSGQTFTGKLSVAVAGGLTGVILTWINYSPNQDQSVATMNALFFVIALLPALGSLIRLIVMYFYSYTEDEYNDVVEKLEERKLEENPVQ, encoded by the coding sequence GTGGAATCAGCAAAATCAATGGTTTCGAAAGATGTGGATAAGCGAGAGAATATTAGTAACAAAGAGTTTGCCTCTTATTTTGGGTACGGGTTTGGTCAATGTATCAGCTTTGGATTAGTCGGTTCTTATATACTGTTTTTCTACACAGATATCTTAGGGATTTCGGCGGCAGCAGCAAGTATGATTTTCTTAATTGCACGTACGTGGGACGCGATTAATGACCCGATGATGGCTTCTGTCATGGATACCTTGCATTCGAAGCACGGGAAGTTTCGGCCCTATTTGAAATATATGCCCTTTTTCATCGCCCTCATCACAATCGTTTGTTTCCTCCCATTAGACGGGTTAAGTAATACATCCAAAATATTATTCGCCGGGGGTACTTATATTGTGTGGGGCATGATCTATACGGTTTCTGATGTGCCGTATTGGTCATTATCCACAGTGATGAGCCAGGATGCTCAGCAGCGTACAAAACTTATTACTTTTGCCAATATGGGAGTCTTTGCAGGAATCGGTCTTTCTCCTGTTGTATTCGTTCCACTGGCTGAATGGCTGGGCCAAGGCGACCAGGGACAAGGGTATCTTCTGGCTACTGTCGTTTTGATGGCTTTTGCCCTTCCTGTCATGCTTAACGGCTTTAAAAATACGAAAGAAAGAGTGAAGCCTCCAAAAACAAAAGTTAAGTTATCGGATGCTGTACGAGCTGTAAGGGCCAATAAACCGATGTTCGCTGTGCTGGTTGTTTTCTTCTGTAATGTCTTTATGAACATTACTCAAGCTTTAAATGTGTACTTTTTTACGTACAATCTTGGAAACGCTTCCCTGATGTCGATATTCGGAATCATCAGTTTGGCAAGCTGTATTGGGTTCTTTTTAATCCCGAGTCTTGCTAAAAGATTTAAGAAAAAACATTTGTTGATGACCATTGTCGCAATGGATATCGTCATACGAATCATTTGGTTCTCTGTCGGTTATTCTAGTGTCATTGTTTCCTTTGTCTTTATCGCTGTTACCATGCTTCTCTATACAGCTACCGGACCTTTAATTTCTTCCATGTTAGCAGAGACAATTGAGTACACGGAACTGAAGACAGGTAAAAGGAATGAAGCGGTTACGTTCTCAGGACAAACCTTCACAGGAAAATTATCTGTCGCTGTCGCAGGTGGACTTACGGGTGTTATATTAACCTGGATCAACTATTCACCTAATCAAGATCAGTCCGTGGCGACTATGAATGCGTTATTCTTCGTCATTGCCTTATTGCCTGCACTTGGTTCACTGATCAGGTTGATCGTCATGTACTTCTATTCTTACACAGAAGACGAATACAATGATGTAGTTGAGAAACTCGAAGAAAGAAAGTTAGAAGAAAATCCTGTACAATAA
- a CDS encoding ArsR/SmtB family transcription factor produces MKNLQLSFDNMLSISKALANHTRIEMLKILSEKPHNVNELKEKLGLPFSTTASHVKKLEEVGLIVTELVPGRGTQKVSAINYDRIVMDLFSDDPKVNDHEIRFEMPIGDYLDCYVVPNCGLVSEDGYIGMQDDPRSFYEPERKRAQLLFFRDGYVEYRFPNRIPYGYQAKEIEFSAEVCSEAPNYKMDWPSDITAWVNGHEVGTWTSPSDFGGERGILTPDWWRTNYTQYGLLKQWKITNEGCFIDGSKVINSLTLKDLMAGDQPYISFKLGNKEDALNKGGMNLFGPKFGNYEQGIVMHLKYEERNE; encoded by the coding sequence GTGAAAAACTTACAATTATCATTTGATAATATGCTCTCGATCAGCAAGGCGTTAGCCAATCATACGCGTATTGAAATGTTAAAGATTCTTAGCGAAAAACCTCATAATGTTAACGAACTGAAAGAGAAATTGGGCCTCCCTTTTTCTACGACAGCTTCACACGTCAAAAAGTTGGAAGAGGTAGGTTTAATTGTAACGGAACTTGTTCCGGGAAGAGGAACTCAAAAAGTCAGTGCGATTAATTACGATCGAATCGTTATGGACTTATTCTCAGATGATCCTAAGGTTAATGACCATGAAATAAGGTTTGAGATGCCTATTGGTGATTACTTAGATTGCTACGTTGTTCCTAACTGTGGGTTAGTGAGTGAAGATGGTTACATCGGCATGCAGGATGACCCCAGATCCTTTTACGAGCCTGAACGTAAAAGGGCTCAGCTGTTGTTTTTTAGGGATGGTTACGTGGAATATCGTTTTCCAAACAGGATTCCTTACGGATATCAGGCAAAAGAAATTGAGTTTTCTGCAGAGGTTTGTTCGGAAGCTCCTAATTATAAAATGGACTGGCCGTCAGACATAACGGCATGGGTAAATGGACATGAAGTGGGAACATGGACATCGCCGAGTGATTTTGGGGGGGAGAGAGGAATCCTGACTCCTGATTGGTGGCGAACAAACTACACCCAATATGGTCTTTTGAAACAATGGAAAATTACGAATGAGGGTTGTTTCATTGATGGATCTAAAGTCATAAACAGCCTCACATTAAAAGATTTAATGGCAGGGGACCAACCTTATATCTCTTTTAAACTCGGGAACAAAGAGGATGCCTTGAATAAAGGCGGAATGAACTTATTTGGGCCAAAGTTTGGAAACTACGAACAAGGCATCGTTATGCATTTAAAGTACGAAGAGCGAAATGAATAA
- a CDS encoding Cof-type HAD-IIB family hydrolase has translation MEKNIKLIALDLDGTLVNSKETVSERNIEAILKAKEQGLQVVLSTGRSLSRCRHIAEALGESSYIVTINGGEIYNGQFELVEQNKLKKEHVRRLWELKKEHGLYFWSSTEQGLFNTQNPFEGEVEGYDWLKFGYDIEDDHVRQIILDELNKYDSFEITNSSPTNIEINPAGVNKAAALEKVCDWLELKMDEVMAVGDSMNDIAMIHEVGFGVAMGNAQDKVKEEADWVTLTNDEDGVAHAIEKVLKNL, from the coding sequence ATGGAAAAAAACATCAAGCTGATTGCTTTGGATTTAGATGGAACACTCGTTAATTCAAAAGAAACGGTGTCAGAAAGAAACATTGAAGCTATATTGAAAGCGAAAGAGCAGGGCCTTCAAGTAGTCTTAAGTACAGGTCGGTCTCTTTCCCGTTGCAGACATATAGCAGAAGCATTAGGAGAATCTTCTTATATTGTCACGATTAACGGTGGAGAAATTTATAACGGTCAATTTGAATTAGTCGAACAAAACAAGTTGAAAAAAGAACACGTACGCCGCTTATGGGAATTGAAAAAAGAGCATGGACTGTACTTCTGGTCCTCTACTGAACAAGGTCTATTCAATACTCAGAATCCATTTGAAGGAGAAGTGGAAGGGTATGACTGGTTGAAATTCGGTTATGATATTGAGGACGATCACGTTCGACAAATCATATTAGATGAGCTCAATAAATACGATTCTTTTGAAATTACGAATTCCAGTCCTACTAACATTGAAATTAATCCAGCAGGAGTTAATAAAGCCGCTGCTCTAGAAAAGGTTTGTGACTGGTTAGAGCTGAAGATGGACGAGGTTATGGCTGTGGGTGATAGCATGAATGATATCGCAATGATCCACGAAGTCGGATTTGGAGTCGCGATGGGAAACGCGCAAGACAAAGTGAAAGAAGAGGCGGATTGGGTTACGCTGACAAATGATGAAGACGGAGTCGCGCACGCAATTGAAAAAGTACTGAAAAACTTATAA
- a CDS encoding acyl-CoA dehydrogenase family protein gives MKAPYIKEEHEILRRSLRKFLDKEAYPYFEEWEKQGGIPRTFWQKLGQNGYLCPWLEEEYGGFEADFGYSVVINEELEKVGTGLIGIGLHNDIVVPYLHSYGTKQQKKKWLPKCTTGELITAIAMTEPGAGSDLASIRTTAVKSENYYILNGEKTFITNGVHADLVVVVCKTDPKASPAHKGISLMIVEKDTPGFKRGKKLDKIGLHSQDTSELIFEDAKVPAENLLGQEGQGFYYLMNQLQQERLIVGIGAIAACERMLDLTVNYVKERQAFGKTIASFQNTQFTLAELQTEVEIGRTFLDRTIESHMKGEDVVKEVSMAKWWTTDLVKKVAMKCMHLHGGYGYMEEYEIARRFRDAPVTAIYAGSNEIMKSIIAKKMGLE, from the coding sequence ATGAAAGCACCATACATAAAAGAAGAGCATGAAATACTACGCAGGTCGTTAAGGAAGTTCCTTGATAAAGAAGCTTATCCTTATTTTGAAGAATGGGAAAAGCAAGGCGGAATCCCTCGCACTTTTTGGCAGAAGCTTGGACAAAACGGGTATTTGTGTCCGTGGTTAGAGGAAGAGTACGGGGGCTTTGAAGCTGATTTCGGCTATTCAGTCGTTATAAATGAAGAACTTGAGAAAGTAGGCACAGGATTGATAGGGATAGGATTGCACAATGATATCGTTGTTCCTTATCTTCATTCTTACGGGACGAAACAGCAAAAAAAGAAGTGGCTCCCTAAATGCACAACAGGAGAACTCATTACGGCCATTGCCATGACTGAACCAGGGGCAGGGTCCGACCTCGCTTCCATTCGTACTACGGCAGTCAAGTCAGAGAACTACTACATCTTAAATGGTGAAAAAACATTTATTACTAACGGTGTGCACGCAGATCTCGTAGTCGTAGTATGCAAAACAGACCCTAAAGCATCTCCTGCCCATAAGGGCATCAGTCTTATGATTGTAGAGAAAGATACTCCTGGTTTTAAAAGAGGGAAGAAGCTGGATAAAATCGGCCTGCACAGTCAGGACACCTCCGAACTGATTTTTGAAGATGCGAAGGTACCGGCAGAAAATCTTCTCGGACAAGAAGGACAAGGGTTTTACTATTTAATGAACCAGCTGCAGCAGGAGAGGCTGATCGTAGGGATAGGCGCTATAGCGGCCTGTGAACGCATGCTTGACTTGACTGTCAATTACGTGAAAGAAAGGCAAGCCTTTGGGAAGACCATCGCGTCATTTCAAAACACGCAGTTTACATTGGCGGAGCTGCAAACGGAAGTGGAAATCGGGCGTACCTTCCTCGACAGGACGATCGAATCCCATATGAAGGGGGAAGATGTTGTAAAGGAAGTGTCCATGGCCAAGTGGTGGACCACGGATTTAGTCAAGAAAGTAGCTATGAAGTGTATGCATTTGCACGGAGGCTATGGCTATATGGAGGAATATGAAATCGCAAGGCGTTTTCGGGATGCTCCCGTAACTGCCATCTATGCAGGCTCTAATGAAATTATGAAATCGATTATAGCTAAAAAAATGGGATTGGAATAA
- a CDS encoding thiolase family protein, with protein MNEVVIVEAVRTPVGRRNGLLSQLRPDEMLSHVFKELISRSGIEAKEVEDVIAGCVTQVGEQASDVARMAALIAGFPIEVPGVTIDRQCGSSQQAVHFASQAIASGDMDVVIAGGVESMSRVPMFSNMKGTSYSEELCERYEMINQGLSAERIAEKWGLSKQELDDYAVKSHERALQAIKEGRFEKETIPLEVVDENGEKITVRLDEGPRPGTTLEVLAELKPAFKENGKITAGNASQMSDGASAVLLMSRKKAEALGLRPRFRITARSVVGSDPTLMLTGPVPATYKVLQKAGLSINDIDLFEVNEAFAPVPLFWMKETGVDHSKLNVNGGAIALGHPLGATGTKLMTTLMHELERSGKRYGLQAVCEGLGMANATIIERLEVEE; from the coding sequence ATGAATGAAGTGGTTATTGTAGAGGCAGTAAGGACACCTGTGGGAAGAAGGAATGGACTTCTCAGCCAATTGAGACCGGATGAAATGTTAAGTCACGTATTCAAAGAATTAATCTCAAGGTCCGGGATAGAAGCAAAAGAAGTGGAAGATGTCATTGCCGGGTGTGTGACGCAAGTAGGTGAACAAGCCAGTGATGTAGCCAGAATGGCTGCACTTATAGCAGGCTTTCCGATAGAGGTGCCTGGAGTAACGATCGACCGTCAATGTGGGTCCAGCCAGCAAGCGGTACATTTTGCTTCACAGGCTATAGCGAGTGGCGATATGGATGTAGTCATTGCCGGTGGAGTGGAAAGCATGTCAAGAGTACCAATGTTTTCTAATATGAAAGGAACCTCTTATAGTGAAGAGTTGTGTGAACGTTATGAAATGATTAATCAAGGGTTATCTGCTGAGCGTATCGCAGAAAAATGGGGGTTATCAAAACAAGAGCTTGATGATTACGCCGTAAAAAGCCACGAACGTGCTTTACAGGCCATTAAAGAAGGAAGATTTGAAAAAGAAACAATTCCCCTTGAAGTAGTAGACGAAAATGGAGAAAAGATAACGGTGCGGTTGGATGAAGGTCCACGCCCCGGCACCACTCTGGAAGTTCTAGCAGAGTTAAAGCCTGCTTTTAAAGAAAATGGAAAAATCACAGCAGGAAACGCCAGTCAGATGAGTGATGGAGCTTCGGCCGTTTTATTGATGTCACGAAAAAAAGCAGAAGCTCTCGGTTTACGTCCGCGGTTCCGTATCACGGCACGATCTGTCGTAGGCTCCGACCCTACCTTGATGCTTACTGGACCCGTCCCAGCTACTTATAAAGTGCTTCAAAAAGCCGGGCTGAGTATTAATGATATAGATCTGTTTGAAGTGAATGAAGCATTCGCCCCCGTCCCGTTGTTCTGGATGAAAGAAACTGGGGTGGATCATTCTAAGTTAAATGTTAACGGAGGGGCAATCGCTTTAGGGCACCCGCTGGGGGCGACAGGAACGAAACTGATGACAACGCTAATGCATGAATTAGAAAGGTCGGGTAAGCGATATGGACTGCAGGCGGTTTGTGAAGGGTTAGGAATGGCCAATGCAACCATTATTGAACGACTGGAGGTAGAAGAATGA
- a CDS encoding 3-hydroxyacyl-CoA dehydrogenase: MNVKEIIAVVTGGASGLGEATVRKVIRNGGKAVIADRDTEKGEKLAEELGSQTLFAEVDVTSEEDINAMLDTAIEHFGQVNTVVNCAGIVVGEKVIGREGPHRLSSFSKVVEVNLIGTFNMIRLAAERMKHNEPNEEGERGVFVNTASIAAFDGQIGQAAYSASKSGVIGMTLPISRELARYGIRVMTIAPGLFETPMFSQLPDNAREALGDMTPFPKRLGKPYEYAKLVLSITENPMLNGEVIRLDGAIRMQPK; encoded by the coding sequence ATGAATGTCAAAGAAATCATCGCTGTCGTCACAGGAGGAGCATCTGGGCTAGGGGAGGCAACTGTCCGTAAGGTGATTCGGAACGGAGGAAAAGCCGTTATAGCTGACCGGGATACAGAAAAAGGGGAAAAACTTGCCGAAGAGCTTGGTTCACAAACATTATTTGCGGAGGTGGATGTCACATCGGAAGAAGATATCAATGCAATGCTGGACACGGCGATTGAGCATTTTGGACAAGTGAATACAGTCGTAAACTGTGCAGGGATTGTAGTAGGTGAAAAAGTCATAGGACGTGAAGGTCCGCATCGGTTGAGCTCTTTCTCGAAAGTTGTTGAAGTAAATCTGATCGGAACATTTAACATGATCAGGCTTGCTGCAGAACGTATGAAGCACAATGAGCCGAATGAAGAAGGGGAGCGCGGAGTTTTCGTGAATACGGCCTCCATTGCAGCTTTTGATGGCCAAATCGGTCAAGCGGCTTATAGTGCTTCGAAAAGTGGAGTCATTGGTATGACGCTACCTATATCGCGTGAGCTAGCCCGATACGGGATACGGGTGATGACAATAGCACCTGGGCTGTTTGAGACACCAATGTTCAGCCAGCTTCCTGACAACGCCCGAGAAGCTCTAGGGGATATGACACCATTTCCGAAGCGGCTGGGTAAACCCTACGAATATGCCAAGCTTGTGCTGAGTATCACTGAGAATCCTATGCTAAATGGGGAGGTGATCCGCTTAGACGGAGCGATTCGAATGCAGCCAAAATGA